Proteins encoded in a region of the Paucibacter sediminis genome:
- the nagA gene encoding N-acetylglucosamine-6-phosphate deacetylase, with translation MSKVEGFVLTPQGFVRGALEQTDGRITRITGEAVSESEVRNGKQDLPLVLPGFIDIHVHGGGGRDTMEGGDAAAQIARLHVRHGTTALLATTMTAPLDEIRAALAALGPACHSRVSQGARILGVHLEGPYINPGKLGAQPDFAKPASIEEIQALSALAPIRLITLAPELPGNLELITALRAAGFQVQIGHTLGTYEDGVAALERGAGGFTHLFNAMTGLHHREPGMVGAALAHARYAEIIPDLLHVHEGAVKVALRAIPCMFCVTDSTAAAGMPDGDYQLGRHTVTKCMGGVRLPDGTLAGSTLTMDQALRNLVDLGLEIADASRRVSSYAAEYMGLSERGQLAVGAWADLVVMDRDLQLQRVVVEGEEIDLANV, from the coding sequence ATGAGCAAGGTTGAAGGGTTTGTTCTGACGCCGCAGGGCTTCGTCCGCGGCGCGCTGGAACAGACCGATGGGCGCATCACGCGCATCACGGGCGAGGCAGTCAGCGAGTCCGAGGTGCGCAACGGCAAGCAAGACCTGCCCCTGGTGCTGCCCGGCTTCATCGACATTCACGTGCACGGCGGCGGTGGCCGCGACACCATGGAAGGCGGCGATGCCGCCGCGCAGATCGCACGCCTGCATGTGCGCCATGGCACCACGGCCCTGCTGGCCACCACCATGACGGCGCCGCTGGATGAGATCCGCGCCGCGCTTGCCGCCCTCGGCCCGGCCTGCCATAGCCGCGTCTCGCAGGGGGCACGCATCCTCGGCGTGCATCTCGAGGGCCCCTACATCAACCCCGGCAAGCTGGGCGCACAGCCCGACTTTGCCAAGCCCGCCAGCATCGAGGAAATCCAGGCGCTGAGCGCGCTGGCACCGATCCGCCTGATCACGCTGGCGCCCGAGCTGCCCGGCAATCTGGAGCTGATCACGGCGCTGCGCGCGGCCGGCTTCCAGGTGCAGATCGGCCACACCCTGGGCACTTACGAGGACGGCGTGGCCGCACTCGAACGCGGCGCCGGCGGCTTCACCCATCTCTTCAACGCGATGACCGGCCTGCACCACCGCGAGCCCGGCATGGTGGGCGCGGCGCTGGCGCACGCGCGCTATGCCGAGATCATCCCGGACCTGCTGCATGTGCACGAGGGCGCCGTCAAGGTGGCCCTGCGCGCCATCCCCTGCATGTTCTGCGTCACCGATTCGACCGCCGCCGCGGGCATGCCCGACGGCGATTACCAGCTGGGCCGCCACACCGTCACCAAGTGCATGGGAGGCGTGCGCCTGCCCGATGGCACCCTGGCCGGCAGCACCCTGACGATGGACCAGGCGCTGCGCAATCTGGTGGACCTGGGGCTGGAGATCGCGGACGCCTCGCGGCGCGTCTCCAGCTACGCGGCCGAATACATGGGCTTGAGCGAACGTGGCCAGCTGGCCGTGGGCGCCTGGGCGGATCTGGTGGTGATGGACCGTGACTTGCAGCTGCAACGCGTGGTCGTTGAAGGGGAAGAGATTGACCTCGCGAATGTATGA
- a CDS encoding SIS domain-containing protein, with protein sequence MYEECLSAPAVVARQLAADQNAYAALGTALRDKPPTSLLTVARGSSDHAAHYMAYLMMARLGRLVTSLPMSLITLYQSKIACEGLVSLAFSQSGQSPDLVAPTKFFRAGGARTVAFVNAEGSPLAEAAEHVFPLHAGVEQSVAATKSYIAQLVAGARVVAAWSEDEDLQAALQQLPQALEQASAKRWDVAVDALKDADRLFVIGRGTSLAVAMEAALKFKETCGIQAEAFSGAEVKHGPMALVDEGYPLLVFAPRGPAQAGLLALADEMRGRGARVLLAAPEGTPGAELPLACTGNEDLDAIAAVQSFYPMVEALARARGLNPDQPRHLAKVTKTH encoded by the coding sequence ATGTATGAGGAGTGCCTGAGCGCTCCGGCCGTGGTGGCGCGCCAGCTGGCCGCTGATCAAAATGCTTATGCCGCCCTGGGCACGGCGCTGCGCGACAAGCCGCCCACCTCGCTCTTGACGGTGGCGCGCGGCAGCTCGGACCATGCCGCCCACTACATGGCCTATCTGATGATGGCGCGCCTGGGCCGCCTGGTGACCTCGCTGCCGATGTCGCTGATCACCCTGTACCAGAGCAAGATCGCCTGTGAGGGCCTGGTCTCGCTGGCCTTCTCGCAATCGGGCCAGAGCCCCGATCTGGTGGCGCCGACGAAGTTCTTCCGCGCCGGTGGCGCCCGCACCGTGGCCTTCGTGAATGCCGAGGGCTCGCCGCTGGCCGAGGCCGCCGAGCATGTGTTCCCGCTGCATGCCGGCGTGGAGCAGAGCGTGGCCGCCACCAAGAGCTATATCGCCCAGCTGGTGGCCGGCGCCCGCGTGGTGGCCGCCTGGAGCGAGGACGAAGACCTGCAGGCCGCGCTGCAGCAGCTGCCGCAGGCCTTGGAGCAAGCCTCTGCCAAGCGTTGGGATGTGGCGGTGGACGCGCTCAAGGACGCCGACCGCCTGTTCGTGATCGGCCGTGGCACCAGCCTGGCCGTGGCCATGGAAGCGGCGCTCAAGTTCAAGGAAACCTGCGGCATCCAGGCCGAGGCCTTCTCGGGCGCCGAGGTCAAGCACGGGCCGATGGCGCTGGTGGACGAAGGCTATCCGCTGCTGGTGTTCGCGCCGCGCGGCCCGGCCCAGGCCGGCCTGCTGGCCCTGGCCGATGAAATGCGCGGCCGCGGCGCGCGCGTGCTGCTGGCCGCGCCCGAGGGCACGCCGGGCGCCGAGCTGCCCCTTGCCTGCACCGGCAACGAGGATCTGGATGCGATCGCCGCGGTGCAGAGCTTCTACCCCATGGTGGAGGCGCTGGCGCGCGCACGCGGGCTGAACCCCGACCAGCCGCGCCATCTGGCCAAGGTTACGAAGACGCACTGA
- the nagZ gene encoding beta-N-acetylhexosaminidase, translating into MSKAFHPGQLVMVDIQGKRLDAETAAFLRRHQIRAVCLFRKNLGTEAEVQQLTRDLREVMGPEALIGLDQEGGSVVRATFLPQAPSAMALGAADDEDLAESVGAAVARGLRSIGINWNFAPVLDINNNPANPVIAERSFSEDADDVTRLAGAWMRGSLRAGVACCVKHFPGHGDTHVDSHLALPTVDKSRAELDALELRPFKAFCHKPGEAAPAVMTAHIVYPQIDPEHPATLSTKILGDILRREWGYEGVVITDALMMKAIFERYGYARAAVLAIQAGADMILAQGSLDEQGQSIAALEAAFARGELSQAQGERARARLDALARAYPVQHAGYAGAQRADDDALMRCAWARGLTLLRGAQAPDLQAPLRVYVQGQVPTDGVSEAGPTGAQVAALFDGFADAEVLVLQDIATLDWARVPQDGRKTVIASTQRARYDELGGLAQGWRPDLHLVLWNPFQALDVQAPTVITWGYADGALEGLKQWLEGRAPATAQSPVTLN; encoded by the coding sequence ATGTCCAAGGCATTTCATCCGGGCCAGTTGGTGATGGTGGACATCCAGGGCAAGCGCCTGGATGCCGAGACCGCCGCCTTTTTGCGCCGCCACCAGATCCGCGCCGTCTGTCTGTTCCGCAAGAACCTCGGCACCGAGGCCGAGGTGCAGCAGCTCACCCGCGACCTGCGCGAGGTGATGGGCCCCGAGGCCCTGATCGGCCTGGACCAGGAGGGCGGCTCGGTGGTGCGTGCCACCTTCCTGCCGCAAGCGCCCTCGGCCATGGCGCTGGGCGCGGCCGACGACGAGGACCTGGCCGAAAGCGTGGGGGCGGCCGTGGCGCGCGGTCTACGCAGTATCGGCATCAACTGGAACTTCGCGCCGGTGCTGGACATCAACAACAACCCGGCCAACCCGGTGATCGCCGAGCGCAGCTTCTCCGAGGACGCCGATGACGTGACCCGCCTGGCGGGGGCCTGGATGCGCGGCTCGCTGCGCGCGGGTGTGGCCTGCTGCGTCAAGCATTTCCCTGGCCATGGCGACACCCATGTGGACTCGCACCTGGCCCTGCCAACGGTGGACAAGAGCCGTGCCGAACTCGACGCGCTGGAGCTGCGGCCCTTCAAGGCCTTCTGTCACAAGCCCGGTGAGGCGGCACCCGCGGTGATGACGGCGCACATCGTCTATCCGCAGATCGACCCCGAGCATCCGGCCACCCTGTCCACCAAGATCCTGGGCGACATCCTGCGCCGCGAGTGGGGCTACGAGGGCGTGGTGATCACCGATGCGCTGATGATGAAGGCCATCTTCGAGCGCTACGGCTATGCGCGCGCCGCGGTGCTGGCGATCCAGGCCGGTGCCGACATGATCCTGGCCCAGGGCTCGCTGGACGAGCAGGGCCAGTCCATCGCCGCCCTGGAGGCCGCGTTTGCGCGCGGCGAGCTGAGCCAGGCGCAGGGCGAGCGCGCCCGCGCCCGCCTCGATGCGCTGGCGCGTGCCTACCCGGTGCAACATGCCGGCTACGCCGGCGCGCAGCGTGCGGACGACGACGCCCTGATGCGTTGCGCCTGGGCGCGTGGCCTGACGCTGCTGCGTGGCGCCCAGGCGCCCGACCTGCAGGCGCCGCTGCGCGTGTATGTGCAGGGTCAGGTGCCCACCGACGGTGTCTCCGAGGCCGGCCCCACGGGCGCCCAGGTGGCCGCGCTGTTCGACGGCTTTGCCGATGCCGAGGTGCTGGTGCTGCAGGACATCGCCACGCTCGATTGGGCCCGGGTGCCGCAGGACGGCCGCAAGACCGTGATCGCCTCCACCCAGCGCGCCCGCTATGACGAGCTTGGGGGCCTGGCCCAGGGCTGGCGGCCGGATCTGCACCTGGTGCTGTGGAACCCCTTCCAGGCCCTGGACGTGCAGGCGCCCACCGTGATCACCTGGGGCTATGCCGATGGCGCGCTGGAAGGGCTGAAGCAATGGCTGGAAGGCCGGGCCCCGGCCACGGCGCAATCGCCCGTGACCCTGAACTGA
- a CDS encoding MFS transporter translates to MSSRPTLAPMRWIPSLYFVQGMQFFVVMLIAGLMFKNMGVANDQIARWTGVLGLAWAFKPLWSPFLELARSKKLIVVAMQFTGAVGLGLMALALQLPMYFAASIAVLFLLAYASATHDIACDGLYMAALDSKQQAAYAGWQGAFFNASKFLTLGGLLVLAGHLEKSLGVFNAWSIIFAALALLLALLAAYNAYALPGTLNTEHADLTVSSVFATLKEVVADFLSKPGIWLAILFIVLFRFGEGQVQTIGPLFLIEARDKGGLGLSTEQVGGIYGTAGTAAFLVGSILGGYFTSWLSLKRAMPMLILAMAVPNAVFYYLSASLPTDLFHIGAAISVEMFGYGFGFVGMILYIMQAVAPGRYQTAHYALGSGVMQLGFIFSKTISGDIQLAMGYQSFFLWTIACGLPALLLMFFVKIPATASPATSS, encoded by the coding sequence ATGTCCAGCCGCCCCACTCTTGCGCCGATGCGCTGGATTCCCAGCCTGTACTTTGTGCAGGGCATGCAGTTCTTCGTGGTGATGCTGATCGCCGGCCTGATGTTCAAGAACATGGGCGTGGCCAATGACCAGATCGCGCGCTGGACTGGCGTGTTGGGCCTGGCCTGGGCCTTCAAGCCGCTGTGGAGCCCCTTCCTGGAACTGGCGCGCAGCAAGAAACTGATCGTGGTGGCAATGCAGTTCACCGGTGCGGTGGGCCTGGGCCTGATGGCGCTGGCGCTGCAACTGCCGATGTACTTCGCCGCCAGCATCGCGGTGCTGTTCCTGCTGGCCTATGCCTCGGCCACGCACGACATCGCCTGCGACGGCCTCTACATGGCGGCCCTGGACAGCAAGCAGCAGGCGGCCTATGCGGGCTGGCAGGGCGCGTTCTTCAACGCCTCCAAATTCCTCACCCTGGGTGGCCTGCTGGTGCTGGCCGGGCATCTGGAGAAGAGCCTGGGGGTGTTCAATGCCTGGTCCATCATCTTCGCCGCGCTGGCCCTGCTGCTGGCCTTGCTGGCGGCCTACAACGCCTACGCGCTGCCGGGCACGCTCAACACCGAGCATGCGGACCTGACGGTGAGCAGCGTGTTCGCCACGCTCAAGGAGGTGGTGGCCGATTTCCTCAGCAAGCCCGGCATCTGGCTGGCGATCCTCTTCATCGTGCTGTTCCGCTTCGGCGAGGGGCAGGTGCAGACCATCGGCCCGCTGTTCCTGATCGAGGCACGCGACAAGGGTGGTTTGGGGCTCAGCACCGAGCAGGTGGGCGGCATCTATGGCACGGCGGGTACCGCGGCCTTCCTGGTGGGCAGCATTCTGGGCGGTTATTTCACCTCCTGGCTGAGCCTGAAGCGCGCCATGCCCATGCTGATCCTGGCGATGGCAGTGCCCAACGCGGTGTTCTACTACCTCAGCGCCAGCCTGCCCACCGATCTGTTCCACATCGGTGCGGCCATCAGCGTGGAGATGTTCGGCTACGGCTTCGGCTTCGTCGGCATGATTCTCTACATCATGCAGGCGGTGGCGCCGGGCCGCTACCAGACCGCGCATTACGCGCTGGGCTCGGGCGTGATGCAGCTGGGCTTCATCTTCTCCAAGACCATCAGCGGCGACATCCAGCTGGCGATGGGCTACCAGAGCTTCTTCCTCTGGACCATCGCCTGCGGCCTGCCGGCGCTGCTGCTGATGTTTTTTGTAAAGATTCCGGCGACGGCGTCGCCGGCCACCAGCAGCTGA
- a CDS encoding glycoside hydrolase family 16 protein: MRRRLLAMGLGLAALSAHAAERFFDDFSYADLQQLRAGGWTPRTQAGHPGVEGASWSEQQLQLLADPAQRGNRLLRLSASTDGSGAGTRQAQLCHQRKYLEGTYAARVRFSDAPTQGIDGDPVIQTFYAVTPLRFDYDPEFSELDWEYLPNGGWGSAQTRLYGIAWQTVQLNPWKSYNQAHEEFGSLQGWHQLMMQVGDGQVRLFLDGRQIAQHGGRNVPVSPMSINFNLWFSPGGLLPSSAAPRVYEQDVDWVFHARKELLSPAQVEAAVAAYRAAGQARVDGVPAAQPALPSPCDF; this comes from the coding sequence ATGCGCAGACGGTTGCTGGCCATGGGCCTGGGTCTGGCGGCGCTCTCGGCCCATGCCGCCGAGCGCTTTTTCGACGACTTCAGCTACGCCGACCTGCAGCAGCTGCGTGCCGGCGGCTGGACCCCGCGCACCCAGGCCGGCCACCCGGGCGTGGAGGGCGCGAGCTGGAGCGAGCAACAGCTGCAGCTGCTGGCCGATCCGGCCCAGCGCGGCAACCGCCTGCTGCGCCTCAGCGCCAGCACCGATGGCAGCGGCGCGGGCACACGCCAGGCCCAGCTGTGCCACCAGCGCAAATACCTGGAGGGCACCTATGCCGCACGCGTGCGCTTCAGCGATGCGCCGACGCAGGGCATCGATGGCGACCCCGTCATCCAGACTTTTTACGCGGTCACGCCGCTGCGCTTCGACTACGACCCCGAGTTCAGCGAGCTGGACTGGGAGTACCTGCCCAATGGCGGCTGGGGCAGCGCGCAGACGCGGCTCTATGGCATCGCCTGGCAGACCGTGCAGCTCAATCCCTGGAAGAGCTACAACCAGGCGCATGAGGAGTTCGGCAGCCTGCAGGGTTGGCATCAGCTGATGATGCAGGTGGGCGATGGCCAGGTGCGGCTGTTCCTGGACGGGCGCCAGATCGCCCAGCATGGCGGGCGCAACGTTCCCGTGTCGCCGATGTCCATCAACTTCAATCTCTGGTTCTCGCCCGGCGGGCTCTTGCCCAGCAGCGCCGCGCCGCGCGTCTACGAGCAGGACGTGGACTGGGTGTTCCATGCGCGCAAGGAGCTGCTGAGCCCGGCTCAGGTGGAGGCGGCGGTGGCGGCCTATCGCGCGGCCGGCCAGGCGCGGGTGGACGGCGTGCCGGCCGCGCAGCCGGCGCTGCCCAGCCCCTGCGATTTCTGA
- a CDS encoding acyltransferase family protein: MHQQKRLASVDALRGLTVAAMLLVNNPGDWGHVFWPLEHAEWHGCTPTDLIFPFFLFIVGVSLSLALGPRLDAGAAPGPLLRGALQRAGRIMALGLLLHLLAWWLMHKPEFRVMGVLQRIALCFGFAALLACGWRSAKAQWALLLALLLGYGGLLLGAGDLSKAGNIASWLDTQLLWRFAYEWDAGTGRAHDPEGLLSTLGALATTLLGLRAGAWLRRGARRELCWLAAGSLLLGALATAWLPWNKQLWTPSFVLWTGGWATAALLLAHQLVDRLQWRPLGRAFGVNAIAAYAGAWMCTVLLEGLGWMAPLYAAGFGWLARLAGPSMASLAFALVFVAVWALIVRWLDRRGWYFKV, encoded by the coding sequence ATGCATCAGCAAAAGCGTCTGGCGTCGGTGGATGCCCTGCGAGGCCTGACGGTGGCGGCGATGCTGCTCGTCAACAACCCGGGCGACTGGGGCCATGTGTTCTGGCCCCTGGAGCATGCCGAGTGGCATGGCTGCACGCCCACCGACCTGATCTTTCCCTTCTTCCTCTTCATCGTCGGCGTGTCGCTGTCGCTGGCGCTAGGGCCGCGCCTCGACGCGGGGGCGGCGCCGGGGCCGCTGCTGCGCGGCGCCCTGCAGCGTGCCGGCCGCATCATGGCGCTGGGCCTGCTCCTGCACCTGCTGGCCTGGTGGCTGATGCACAAGCCCGAGTTCCGCGTCATGGGGGTCTTGCAGCGCATTGCCCTGTGCTTCGGCTTTGCCGCGCTGCTGGCCTGCGGCTGGCGGTCCGCCAAGGCGCAGTGGGCCTTGCTGCTGGCGCTGCTGCTGGGCTATGGCGGCTTGCTGCTGGGCGCCGGCGATCTGAGCAAGGCCGGCAATATCGCGTCCTGGCTGGACACGCAGCTGCTGTGGCGCTTCGCCTACGAGTGGGATGCCGGCACGGGCCGCGCACATGACCCCGAAGGTCTGCTCAGCACGCTGGGCGCGCTGGCCACCACCTTGCTGGGCTTGCGCGCGGGTGCCTGGCTGCGCCGCGGTGCGCGGCGCGAGCTGTGCTGGCTGGCGGCCGGTAGCCTCCTGTTGGGGGCCCTGGCCACGGCATGGCTGCCCTGGAACAAGCAGCTCTGGACCCCCAGCTTCGTGCTGTGGACCGGCGGCTGGGCCACCGCGGCCCTGCTGCTGGCCCACCAGCTGGTGGACCGGCTGCAATGGCGCCCGCTGGGGCGCGCCTTCGGCGTGAATGCCATCGCCGCCTATGCGGGCGCCTGGATGTGCACGGTGCTGCTGGAGGGCCTGGGCTGGATGGCGCCCCTGTATGCCGCCGGCTTTGGCTGGCTGGCTCGGCTCGCCGGGCCGAGCATGGCGTCGCTGGCCTTCGCGCTGGTCTTCGTGGCCGTCTGGGCGCTGATCGTCCGTTGGCTCGATCGTCGCGGCTGGTACTTCAAGGTCTAG
- a CDS encoding DUF6445 family protein, whose amino-acid sequence MSQRFAVRMPPDVRSVRIGDHEVVFIDDFLEDPDALHAQALEQRFQPYPGVREHKGYPGVRAEAPGDYTHHLVALVEPLIRINFGVPEALPLRKSMCAFSLITAAPGQLGPLQRTPHFDASTPHHMAVLLYLCGEQHGGTGFYRHKATGIQRVTPDNRDRYLDAYQQELARRPPRPRYFADSDEHFELLGMMPARRNRLVVYPGSLLHSACINPAISLSDDPRSGRLTVNSFFDFGLIPAPM is encoded by the coding sequence ATGAGCCAGCGCTTTGCCGTTCGCATGCCACCCGATGTCCGCTCGGTGCGGATCGGCGATCACGAGGTCGTCTTCATCGACGACTTTCTGGAGGACCCGGACGCGCTGCATGCGCAGGCGCTTGAACAGCGCTTCCAGCCTTATCCGGGCGTGCGCGAGCACAAGGGCTACCCGGGCGTGCGCGCCGAGGCGCCCGGCGATTACACCCACCATCTGGTGGCACTGGTGGAGCCGCTGATACGCATCAACTTCGGTGTGCCCGAGGCGCTGCCGCTGCGCAAGAGCATGTGCGCGTTCTCGCTCATCACCGCGGCGCCCGGGCAGCTGGGGCCGCTGCAGCGCACGCCGCATTTCGATGCCAGCACGCCTCATCACATGGCGGTGCTGCTCTATCTGTGTGGCGAGCAGCATGGCGGCACCGGCTTCTACCGGCACAAGGCCACCGGCATCCAGCGCGTGACGCCCGACAACCGGGATCGCTACCTCGATGCCTACCAGCAGGAGCTCGCACGGCGGCCGCCCAGGCCGCGCTACTTCGCTGACTCCGACGAGCATTTCGAGCTGCTGGGCATGATGCCGGCACGCCGCAACCGGCTCGTCGTCTATCCCGGCAGCCTGCTGCACAGCGCGTGCATCAATCCGGCCATCAGCCTCTCGGACGATCCGCGCAGCGGCCGCCTGACGGT